A single genomic interval of Lewinellaceae bacterium harbors:
- the ubiE gene encoding bifunctional demethylmenaquinone methyltransferase/2-methoxy-6-polyprenyl-1,4-benzoquinol methylase UbiE: MPQEVKPYDEQENKKSQVARMFNRIAPYYDFLNRLLSAGIDTVWRKRAVQQLQGRQVRTLLDVATGTADVALEAARQLKPERIVGVDISKEMLDIGRSKVSKRNLQGLIELREGDSENLPFADNTFDAITVAFGVRNYEDLEKGLVEMRRVLKDGGRLVVLEFSRPRIFPIKQLYNFYFANILPLIGRLTSKDPKAYRYLYESVQAFPDGEDFINILEKAGYKSNRCIPQTLGICSIYTGEK, from the coding sequence ATGCCGCAGGAAGTAAAACCTTATGACGAACAGGAGAACAAAAAGAGCCAGGTGGCCCGAATGTTCAACCGCATTGCCCCGTATTATGATTTTCTGAACCGGCTGCTATCTGCCGGGATAGATACGGTGTGGCGCAAGCGGGCGGTCCAACAATTGCAGGGGCGCCAGGTGCGCACTTTGCTGGACGTGGCGACCGGCACGGCCGATGTAGCCCTGGAAGCCGCCCGGCAACTGAAGCCGGAGCGCATCGTGGGAGTTGATATTTCCAAAGAAATGCTGGATATTGGCCGATCCAAAGTCAGCAAGCGCAATTTGCAGGGGCTGATCGAGCTACGGGAAGGCGATTCGGAGAATTTGCCTTTTGCAGACAATACGTTCGACGCCATCACCGTTGCTTTTGGAGTGCGCAATTACGAAGACCTGGAAAAGGGCCTTGTGGAGATGCGCCGCGTGCTGAAAGACGGGGGGCGCCTGGTCGTCCTGGAATTTTCCAGGCCGCGCATCTTTCCCATCAAACAGTTGTACAACTTTTATTTTGCAAATATCCTGCCGCTTATCGGCAGGCTGACATCTAAAGACCCCAAAGCATACCGATATTTGTACGAATCCGTGCAGGCCTTCCCGGACGGAGAAGATTTCATTAACATTCTGGAAAAAGCCGGTTATAAATCGAATCGATGCATACCACAAACATTAGGGATTTGTTCTATCTATACGGGGGAAAAGTAA
- a CDS encoding outer membrane beta-barrel protein, translating into MHTTNIRDLFYLYGGKVMLLFAALLLCHAAIAQRTGGNNYNYFDFQQKPYYFGITLGYNTSSFKPFRSSGFLESDSIRSIESVRGPGFNLGIVTNLKMGEDFDFRFLPTLSFAERNIQYNRQGRLANFSQRKVESVLVEMPFHVRYKSKPYNDFRLFVIAGVKYSFDVASDSRSRQAESLVKISPNDFSLEYGAGIQFFFPFFIFSPEFKVSHGLGNTLIYNNNLEESTVLEKLLSRTFTISLHFEG; encoded by the coding sequence ATGCATACCACAAACATTAGGGATTTGTTCTATCTATACGGGGGAAAAGTAATGCTGCTTTTTGCAGCGCTCCTCCTTTGCCACGCGGCCATAGCCCAGCGCACCGGCGGCAACAACTACAACTATTTCGACTTTCAGCAAAAGCCGTATTACTTTGGCATCACGCTGGGGTACAATACTTCTTCCTTCAAGCCTTTCCGCTCCAGCGGTTTCCTGGAAAGCGACAGCATCCGCAGCATCGAGTCGGTGAGAGGCCCGGGCTTCAACCTGGGCATCGTGACCAACCTGAAGATGGGAGAAGATTTTGACTTCCGCTTCCTCCCCACCCTTTCTTTCGCCGAGCGAAATATCCAGTACAACCGGCAGGGGCGGCTGGCCAACTTCAGCCAGCGCAAGGTCGAGTCGGTGCTGGTGGAAATGCCTTTCCATGTCCGCTACAAATCCAAACCCTACAACGACTTCCGGCTCTTCGTCATCGCCGGGGTCAAATATTCCTTCGACGTGGCCAGCGACTCCCGCAGCCGGCAGGCGGAATCGCTGGTGAAGATCTCTCCCAACGACTTCTCGCTGGAGTACGGGGCGGGCATTCAGTTTTTCTTCCCCTTCTTCATCTTCTCGCCGGAGTTTAAAGTCTCCCACGGATTAGGCAATACGCTGATCTACAACAACAACCTGGAGGAATCGACGGTGCTGGAGAAGTTGTTGTCGCGGACGTTTACGATTTCGCTGCATTTTGAGGGGTAG
- a CDS encoding PKD domain-containing protein: MRLLNTSIAFIFIYISINVQAQNHDYVWLFGKDSQTDTSFAGTVIDFNSSPPDIYYEFRDMNFNITNASMCDTNGQLLFYTNGINIYNWQNRVMDNGEGINPGEYANNNQDRGYVLEQGAMALPLPESDSSYYLIHVDKNYPVGSFSFHSKHVYFSVIDMSQNNGLGRVVNKNELILEDFLRAGHITATRHANGRDWWILLKKYSSDEYYSLLAEPTGIFMESIQQIGEPVSSNSIGQAVFSPDGTKYVRLNLVGYAGDDIYVSIFDFDRCSGELSEPVQFTYADSARSGGVAISPNSRYLYVSSYKYLYQYDLWADDIPATKDTVAVWDGFLVPPVFATRFFLMQLGPDGKIYFNSSNAVPYLHVINHPDLPGDSCDVCQHCVALPSWNSFSLPNFPNYRLAHLEGSPCDTLRQPPTAAFRYEQDGPMLHFTDSSYHDIRRWQWSFGDGQTDTLPSPLHVYDSTGVYEVCLTVANPRGEDRVCEEVAVVTSRNSEVGRRNLGVRVFPGLFGERFTVLLPEGWLPQEARLLLYDGLGQRVLSQRLRAGANEVAAEHLPTGGYFYVVEENGVVVAQGKVVRR; this comes from the coding sequence ATGCGCCTGCTAAATACTAGTATCGCCTTCATTTTCATCTATATAAGTATAAATGTACAAGCACAGAACCACGACTACGTTTGGCTATTCGGTAAGGACAGCCAAACGGATACCAGCTTTGCCGGCACAGTAATAGATTTTAACAGCAGCCCTCCGGATATTTATTACGAATTCCGGGATATGAATTTCAACATTACCAATGCCAGCATGTGTGATACCAATGGCCAACTCCTCTTTTATACCAATGGTATCAATATCTATAATTGGCAAAATAGGGTTATGGATAACGGTGAGGGGATAAATCCCGGGGAATACGCAAATAATAATCAAGACCGGGGCTATGTCCTGGAGCAAGGAGCAATGGCATTACCTCTACCGGAAAGTGATAGCTCATATTATTTAATTCATGTAGATAAGAATTATCCAGTTGGAAGTTTTTCTTTCCATAGCAAACATGTTTATTTTAGTGTAATAGATATGAGTCAAAATAACGGCTTAGGAAGGGTTGTTAATAAAAATGAACTTATCTTAGAGGACTTCTTGAGAGCAGGACATATCACAGCTACCCGCCATGCTAATGGAAGGGATTGGTGGATACTTTTGAAAAAGTATAGTTCTGATGAGTATTATAGTTTGTTGGCTGAGCCTACCGGCATTTTTATGGAAAGTATTCAACAGATAGGAGAGCCTGTATCTTCCAATTCGATAGGCCAGGCCGTTTTTTCACCTGATGGCACTAAATATGTACGCCTAAATTTAGTAGGTTACGCAGGTGATGACATTTACGTTAGCATTTTTGACTTCGACCGCTGTAGCGGCGAACTGAGTGAGCCTGTTCAGTTCACCTATGCAGATAGTGCTCGTTCAGGAGGAGTAGCTATATCACCCAATTCGAGGTATTTGTATGTTTCCTCTTATAAATATCTCTATCAATATGACTTATGGGCGGATGATATTCCCGCGACCAAAGACACGGTTGCCGTATGGGATGGTTTTTTGGTGCCCCCCGTCTTTGCTACCCGATTTTTTTTGATGCAATTAGGCCCGGATGGAAAAATATACTTCAACAGCAGTAATGCCGTCCCCTACCTACATGTAATCAACCACCCTGACCTGCCAGGCGACAGCTGCGATGTCTGCCAGCACTGCGTGGCGTTGCCCTCCTGGAATTCCTTCTCCCTGCCCAACTTCCCCAACTACCGCCTCGCCCACTTAGAGGGCAGCCCCTGCGACACCCTGCGCCAGCCGCCCACGGCGGCTTTTCGCTATGAGCAGGATGGGCCAATGCTACACTTTACGGATAGCTCTTACCACGACATCCGCCGCTGGCAGTGGTCATTTGGGGATGGGCAAACCGATACGCTGCCTTCGCCCTTGCATGTGTATGACAGCACGGGCGTGTATGAGGTGTGTCTGACGGTGGCCAACCCGAGGGGGGAGGATCGGGTGTGCGAGGAGGTGGCGGTGGTAACAAGTCGGAATTCGGAAGTGGGAAGGCGGAATTTGGGCGTTCGGGTATTTCCGGGGCTGTTTGGGGAGCGGTTTACGGTGTTGCTGCCGGAGGGCTGGCTGCCGCAGGAAGCGCGCCTGCTGCTGTACGACGGGCTGGGGCAGCGGGTGTTGTCGCAGCGGTTGCGGGCGGGCGCCAATGAGGTGGCGGCGGAGCATTTGCCGACAGGGGGGTATTTTTATGTGGTGGAGGAAAATGGGGTAGTAGTGGCACAGGGGAAAGTGGTGAGGAGGTGA
- a CDS encoding T9SS type A sorting domain-containing protein: MESGKLTATRHANGRDWWILLRQFDTNKYFTFLATPAGIKELDNQIIGDSIPSPGLGQAVFSPDGTKYANLHLVGGIGREDYISVYDFDRCIGELSHPIQFTYLDSAWAGGVAFSPNSRFLYVSSFTNLYQYDLWAPDIEASRDTVAVWDGFSEDGFFSTTFYLAQLAPDGKIYINSNNSVSYLHVIEQPDLPGDSCQVCQHCVDLPTKNAFSLPNFPNYRLAHLPGSPCDTLRQPPTAAFRYEQEGPELRFIDRSYHDIRRWQWSFGDGQADTLPSPVHGYDSTGVYEVCLTVSNPRGEDRVCEEVAVVVSGNAEIGNRKVGVQVYPNPAKEQVIVDWRHSEGQVVNIQLLDIYGKVHQQLPIEPGAKNCVLSISPLKAGLYMVRVQYQHRELVKKVIINP; the protein is encoded by the coding sequence ATGGAGTCCGGCAAGTTGACCGCTACCCGGCATGCCAATGGCCGGGATTGGTGGATATTGCTGAGGCAATTTGATACCAATAAGTATTTCACCTTTTTGGCCACTCCTGCAGGAATTAAAGAATTGGACAACCAAATAATTGGGGATAGTATTCCTTCTCCCGGCCTGGGGCAGGCTGTTTTTTCACCTGACGGTACTAAATATGCCAATTTGCACCTGGTAGGGGGGATAGGGCGTGAAGATTACATTAGCGTCTACGATTTTGACCGCTGTATAGGGGAACTGAGCCATCCTATTCAGTTTACTTATCTGGACAGCGCATGGGCCGGCGGCGTAGCCTTTTCCCCCAACTCCCGTTTTTTGTATGTTTCTTCCTTTACGAATCTTTACCAATACGACCTTTGGGCACCGGACATAGAAGCCAGCCGGGATACAGTAGCTGTTTGGGATGGCTTCAGTGAGGATGGCTTTTTCAGTACTACTTTTTATTTAGCCCAGTTGGCACCCGACGGCAAGATTTACATCAATAGCAACAACAGCGTTTCCTATTTGCATGTCATCGAGCAGCCGGACCTGCCGGGCGACAGTTGCCAGGTTTGTCAACACTGCGTGGATTTGCCCACCAAAAATGCCTTCTCCCTGCCCAACTTCCCCAACTACCGCCTGGCCCACCTGCCGGGCAGCCCCTGCGACACCCTGCGGCAGCCCCCCACGGCGGCTTTCCGCTATGAGCAGGAAGGCCCCGAGCTGCGCTTTATAGACCGCTCCTATCACGACATCCGCCGCTGGCAGTGGTCGTTTGGGGATGGCCAGGCGGATACGCTGCCGTCGCCGGTGCATGGGTATGACAGCACGGGCGTGTATGAGGTGTGTTTGACGGTGAGCAACCCGAGGGGGGAGGACCGGGTGTGCGAGGAGGTGGCAGTTGTAGTAAGTGGGAATGCGGAAATCGGAAATCGGAAAGTTGGCGTCCAGGTGTATCCCAATCCAGCCAAAGAGCAGGTCATAGTAGACTGGAGACATTCCGAAGGCCAGGTTGTCAACATTCAACTCCTGGACATTTACGGCAAAGTCCATCAACAATTACCAATCGAACCTGGAGCTAAAAACTGTGTGCTTTCCATTTCCCCATTAAAGGCAGGTTTGTATATGGTTCGCGTACAATACCAGCATAGGGAATTAGTGAAGAAAGTCATTATCAATCCTTAA
- a CDS encoding right-handed parallel beta-helix repeat-containing protein: protein MQNLLNPPTGEGYIHFWNFGDGSPPESGTTATHLYPLPGTYTVTHTVTNACGSDVETATITVTDPTEGCANSDASNTVGTPGGQTTITQALAQNILQASGTGQTICIAGDLVVEALTSYYFANSVVRMLEGARILVRDGGTLVLYNSFFHGCTAMWRGIEVEAGGHLTLKTNNRLDDAQYAIYVHAAAVGEPVKEVNVQSNYFIDNFVGIYMGSQNAGVVNAFIAGNDFQNAEPLLPPFAGQTATALGLPEQNGFSLAGIYVDRVATLFSSQKNTFSDLVSGIVLLNTTGIVSENSFEGMTAHMDAYPGYAVAGYALYRQSQRGGMLTALDNTFSNCDWGIVNGGGSLEAAGNFLAQTRGGIFAGNNRAGAISIGGDGSALINRLEVTEIGIMVNATDPAASVDIINNEVETAFNGDGLGVGIWLVGNRAEAETRGNLVDVGQGGAGIGLLASQNASVDQNTVRLLSPAQAIAGISLGGGKACTITNNTIEGAGLSGDNNKGIEIFSSSDNAYCCNTIDNTRYGVYVQGASTATDGLRGNSFGLHEAGLWLDGSTAMLGSQAHTENCWANGGRAVYDGVTEDFAASLPFIIDVGDNSCFLPAEVEPSQGWFRDDPNPIQSDPCAAPQCSLAGFDPESPDAHLIAEEQLEVGIYTDAIHWALNRYLYQKVYGLPLESSTMQDFFDTHLHSTVGAFYEIDSRLNALYLSNPEDVAALDAGLDSLSAGLNALAALDAQLLDASESSWPALLAARNSQLAAASAWSDNTRALYALIAEQRAQLAGPLKTQNSGINVSSVYEQNEKEVNAILLGYLEGEGAPLATEEWQVLQSIAEQCPLSGGDAVFRARAFLAAEYKAASWQGSETACGVEERPQSPKVKRNVAVGARIRLFPNPAKQHTAIQWDMPLLKQGTIELYDAFGRKQLAVPLETGAQDYNLRLGYLPGGLYFLRVQIDGREENFKLIINP from the coding sequence ATGCAAAATTTGCTTAATCCTCCCACAGGGGAAGGCTACATTCATTTCTGGAACTTCGGCGACGGCAGCCCACCAGAAAGCGGAACAACAGCCACCCACCTTTACCCCCTGCCCGGCACTTACACGGTCACCCATACTGTCACCAATGCCTGCGGCAGCGATGTGGAAACAGCTACCATCACGGTAACCGACCCCACTGAAGGCTGTGCCAATTCCGATGCCAGCAACACCGTGGGCACTCCTGGCGGGCAAACCACCATTACCCAAGCCCTTGCTCAAAACATACTCCAAGCCTCGGGTACGGGCCAAACCATCTGCATTGCCGGCGACCTGGTGGTGGAAGCGCTTACCAGTTATTACTTTGCCAATTCGGTGGTTAGAATGCTGGAAGGGGCCCGGATTCTCGTTAGAGATGGAGGTACTTTGGTGTTGTACAACAGCTTCTTTCACGGCTGCACCGCCATGTGGCGCGGCATCGAAGTAGAAGCAGGAGGGCACCTCACCCTGAAAACCAATAACCGGCTCGACGATGCCCAGTACGCCATTTACGTGCATGCCGCCGCTGTGGGAGAACCGGTGAAAGAAGTAAATGTACAAAGCAATTACTTCATCGATAATTTTGTGGGCATTTATATGGGCTCGCAGAATGCTGGGGTGGTGAACGCTTTTATTGCAGGTAATGATTTTCAGAATGCGGAGCCTTTGTTGCCTCCGTTTGCGGGACAAACAGCAACTGCTCTGGGCTTGCCGGAACAAAACGGCTTTTCTCTGGCCGGCATATACGTGGATAGAGTGGCAACCCTTTTTTCTTCCCAGAAAAACACCTTTTCCGACCTGGTTTCCGGCATAGTTCTGCTCAATACCACCGGCATTGTTTCCGAAAACAGCTTTGAAGGAATGACTGCCCACATGGATGCCTATCCGGGCTACGCTGTGGCTGGTTACGCCCTCTACCGGCAGAGCCAAAGGGGCGGTATGCTTACCGCTTTGGATAATACTTTCAGCAATTGCGATTGGGGAATAGTGAACGGAGGCGGCTCATTGGAAGCGGCAGGCAACTTCCTGGCTCAAACCAGAGGCGGTATCTTTGCCGGCAATAACCGGGCAGGGGCAATAAGCATAGGAGGAGATGGCTCCGCCCTAATCAACAGGCTGGAGGTTACGGAAATTGGCATTATGGTGAATGCCACTGACCCTGCCGCTTCAGTGGATATCATCAACAATGAGGTGGAAACCGCATTTAACGGCGACGGCCTGGGGGTAGGCATATGGCTGGTTGGCAACCGGGCGGAAGCTGAAACCCGGGGTAATCTCGTCGATGTCGGACAAGGCGGCGCGGGCATAGGCCTCTTGGCCAGCCAAAATGCCTCGGTGGATCAAAATACCGTCCGCCTGCTTTCTCCTGCCCAGGCTATTGCCGGCATTTCCCTTGGTGGGGGTAAAGCATGTACAATTACCAACAACACTATTGAGGGGGCCGGCCTCAGCGGGGATAACAATAAAGGAATTGAGATATTCTCTTCTTCCGACAATGCCTATTGCTGCAATACCATCGACAATACCCGCTATGGAGTATATGTGCAGGGTGCCAGCACTGCCACGGACGGGCTGCGGGGCAATAGCTTCGGCCTGCACGAAGCCGGGCTATGGCTGGACGGCTCAACCGCTATGTTGGGTAGCCAGGCCCATACGGAGAATTGTTGGGCAAATGGCGGGCGGGCGGTTTATGATGGGGTGACGGAGGATTTTGCAGCAAGCCTTCCTTTTATTATCGATGTTGGAGATAACTCGTGTTTTTTACCAGCAGAGGTGGAGCCAAGCCAGGGGTGGTTTCGGGATGATCCTAATCCTATCCAATCTGATCCCTGCGCCGCGCCACAGTGCAGCTTGGCCGGTTTCGACCCGGAGTCGCCCGATGCCCACCTAATTGCTGAGGAGCAGCTTGAGGTGGGTATTTATACCGACGCCATACACTGGGCTTTAAACCGCTACCTGTACCAAAAAGTGTATGGCCTGCCGCTGGAAAGCAGTACAATGCAGGATTTTTTTGACACCCATCTTCACAGCACCGTTGGGGCCTTTTACGAAATAGACAGCAGGCTAAACGCCCTATACCTATCTAACCCAGAGGATGTAGCCGCACTGGACGCCGGGCTGGACAGCCTCAGTGCCGGGCTGAATGCCCTGGCGGCTCTGGATGCCCAACTGCTGGATGCTTCGGAGTCGAGTTGGCCGGCTTTGTTGGCTGCCCGCAACAGCCAACTGGCTGCTGCGTCGGCTTGGAGCGACAATACCCGCGCCTTATATGCATTGATTGCGGAGCAGCGGGCCCAACTGGCCGGGCCATTGAAAACGCAGAATAGCGGCATAAATGTCTCATCCGTTTACGAGCAAAATGAAAAGGAGGTGAATGCTATCCTGCTTGGCTATTTAGAGGGAGAAGGCGCCCCCCTGGCTACCGAAGAATGGCAGGTACTGCAAAGCATCGCCGAGCAATGCCCGCTTTCCGGAGGCGATGCGGTTTTTCGGGCTCGTGCCTTTTTGGCAGCGGAATACAAGGCGGCTAGCTGGCAGGGCAGCGAAACGGCCTGTGGGGTGGAGGAACGGCCTCAATCGCCAAAGGTAAAACGGAATGTAGCAGTTGGTGCCCGGATACGTTTATTTCCCAACCCGGCCAAACAGCACACGGCCATACAGTGGGATATGCCCTTGCTAAAACAGGGTACGATAGAATTGTATGATGCCTTTGGTAGAAAGCAGTTAGCTGTTCCCTTAGAAACAGGAGCGCAGGACTACAATTTGCGGCTAGGCTACCTGCCTGGCGGTTTGTACTTCCTTCGTGTACAGATAGATGGCAGGGAAGAAAATTTCAAATTAATCATCAATCCTTAA
- a CDS encoding DUF479 domain-containing protein — translation MNFLAHIFLSCEREELLIGNFLADYLNNEQVRQYPESIQEGVRLHRAIDTYTDNHPEVLKGVRRLYSRHRKYASVVVDIFYDYLLSVNWMSYSDKPLPAFTQDVYQILEDNMALMPDSLRAHLPLMIADDWLRSYGSHNGLAIAFHRMKRRTSRPEYLDGALESLVLHFEELNEEFNNFFPEVVEYVRCECL, via the coding sequence ATGAATTTTCTAGCGCATATTTTCCTCTCCTGCGAACGCGAAGAACTGCTGATCGGCAACTTCCTGGCCGATTACCTCAACAACGAACAGGTACGGCAATACCCCGAATCCATACAGGAAGGCGTGCGCCTGCACCGCGCCATCGACACCTACACCGACAACCACCCGGAAGTGCTTAAAGGCGTCCGGCGGCTGTACAGCCGGCACCGCAAGTATGCATCAGTCGTAGTCGATATTTTTTACGATTATTTGCTTTCCGTCAACTGGATGAGCTATTCAGACAAACCCCTGCCGGCGTTTACCCAGGACGTGTACCAGATATTGGAAGACAATATGGCGCTTATGCCTGATAGCCTGCGCGCCCACCTCCCCCTGATGATCGCCGACGACTGGCTGCGCTCCTACGGCTCGCACAACGGCCTGGCCATCGCCTTCCACCGCATGAAGCGGAGAACCAGCCGCCCCGAATACCTCGACGGGGCGCTGGAAAGCCTCGTCCTGCATTTTGAGGAGCTGAATGAGGAGTTTAATAATTTTTTTCCGGAGGTGGTGGAGTATGTGCGGTGTGAGTGCCTGTGA
- a CDS encoding AAA family ATPase yields the protein MKRLPLGIQDFRKLREEDLLYIDKTEDIYRLIQSGYYYFLSRPRRFGKSLLLSTLQEIFLGSKELFEGLWIEDKIEWVKHPVVHISFNAIGYKDLGLDRAIERELSHIAENYGLRLESEGISGKFRELLERLASKGKKVVLLIDEYDKPIVDYIDDVEKADQQRDILKNFYSIIKSADPSIRFFLVTGVSKFSRVSLFSDLNNLRDITLSPKFSCLTGYTHQELNHYFADRIERICKMEGIPKDQLVEQIIHWYDGYSWDGKHRLFNPFSILSYFSDESFFNYWWQTGTPSFLIKLLRKGMHYQLEEVEGGQDLFESYTLDNLEYRSLLFQTGYLTIHAVEPYGLYSLGYPNKEVRDSMYRHLLGAFRHAPTAETQPLIVKIKKALDAKNVDGFIQLVNILFETPPYQIFIEEREAFFHAILHIALNATGMFVETEVSTSKGRVDAVIHSDSTIYVMEFKLDESADEALQQIRQQRYGSKYLGREKEVLALGINFSSKQKAVTEWKAISYEQLLVEA from the coding sequence ATGAAAAGACTGCCTTTAGGCATACAAGACTTCCGCAAACTCAGAGAAGAGGATTTATTGTATATAGATAAAACCGAGGATATTTACCGCCTCATCCAATCGGGCTATTACTATTTTTTGTCTCGGCCCCGGCGCTTTGGCAAGTCGTTGTTACTTTCTACCCTTCAAGAGATTTTTTTGGGGAGTAAAGAATTGTTTGAAGGGCTGTGGATTGAAGATAAGATCGAGTGGGTGAAGCATCCAGTGGTGCATATTTCCTTTAATGCCATTGGCTACAAGGATTTGGGGTTGGATAGAGCGATTGAACGGGAATTGAGCCATATTGCTGAGAATTATGGACTTCGGCTAGAGAGCGAAGGCATATCGGGAAAGTTTCGGGAATTGCTGGAAAGGCTAGCCTCAAAAGGCAAAAAAGTCGTACTCCTCATAGATGAATACGACAAACCCATCGTCGATTATATTGACGATGTAGAAAAGGCGGATCAGCAGCGGGATATACTGAAAAACTTCTATTCCATCATCAAAAGTGCGGACCCTTCTATTCGCTTTTTTCTGGTGACTGGCGTGTCTAAATTCAGCAGAGTTTCCCTGTTTTCAGATTTGAATAATTTGCGTGACATCACACTTTCACCTAAATTTTCCTGCCTTACAGGCTACACTCACCAAGAGCTGAATCATTATTTTGCAGATAGAATAGAACGGATTTGTAAAATGGAAGGAATTCCAAAAGACCAATTGGTGGAGCAGATCATACATTGGTATGACGGGTATAGTTGGGATGGAAAACATCGATTATTTAATCCTTTTTCTATTTTATCTTACTTTTCAGATGAAAGCTTTTTTAACTATTGGTGGCAGACCGGCACCCCCAGTTTCCTGATTAAACTGCTCAGAAAAGGGATGCACTATCAACTGGAAGAGGTGGAAGGAGGGCAGGACTTGTTTGAAAGCTATACGCTGGACAACCTGGAATATCGTTCGCTTTTGTTTCAGACGGGCTATTTAACCATCCATGCTGTTGAACCCTATGGATTGTACAGCTTAGGCTACCCCAACAAAGAAGTCCGGGATTCTATGTACCGGCATTTGCTGGGGGCTTTTCGCCATGCGCCTACCGCCGAGACCCAACCACTCATTGTTAAGATCAAAAAAGCCCTGGATGCCAAAAACGTAGATGGGTTTATCCAGTTAGTCAACATCTTGTTTGAAACACCACCTTATCAAATCTTCATCGAAGAGCGCGAAGCCTTCTTCCATGCCATCCTCCATATTGCCCTGAATGCCACGGGTATGTTTGTAGAAACGGAAGTCAGCACGTCAAAAGGGCGTGTAGATGCTGTGATCCATTCCGACAGCACGATTTATGTGATGGAGTTCAAGCTGGATGAATCGGCGGATGAGGCTTTACAACAAATCCGCCAGCAGCGCTATGGCAGCAAATACCTGGGGCGGGAGAAAGAGGTACTGGCGCTGGGCATCAATTTTAGTTCGAAGCAAAAGGCGGTAACGGAATGGAAAGCCATTTCTTATGAGCAATTGCTGGTTGAGGCTTGA
- the ychF gene encoding redox-regulated ATPase YchF has protein sequence MGLKCGIVGLPNVGKSTLFNALTSAKALAANYPFATKDPNIGVITVPDTRLDHLAELVKPQRVLPTTIEILDIAGLIKGASKGEGLGNQFLANIREVDAIIHVVRCFDNTNVVHVDGSVDPVRDKEVIDTELMFKDLETVEKRLERLRKQAKTAKKEDLKLVAIAEKIKTHLEEAKPARSLELDEEGTALLQEMFLLTAKPILYVCNVDEESVNDGNAYTEVFKKAVADEPAEVILISADIEAEIAQLESKEERQEFLAEMGLAEPGVNKLIRAAYHLLHLITYFTAGEKEVRAWTIRRGWKAPAAAGVIHTDFEKGFIRAEVIKYDDYLKYGSEPAVKEAGKMGVEGKEYMVEDGDVMHFRFNV, from the coding sequence ATGGGATTGAAGTGTGGCATTGTAGGCTTGCCGAACGTCGGAAAGTCGACGCTTTTTAATGCTTTGACCTCGGCCAAGGCCCTGGCGGCCAACTATCCGTTTGCGACCAAAGACCCCAACATCGGGGTAATTACGGTGCCCGATACGCGGCTCGACCACCTGGCGGAGCTGGTAAAGCCCCAGAGGGTGCTGCCGACGACGATCGAGATTCTCGACATCGCCGGGCTGATCAAGGGGGCCAGCAAGGGCGAAGGGCTGGGCAACCAGTTCCTGGCCAACATCCGGGAGGTAGACGCTATCATCCACGTGGTACGCTGTTTCGACAACACCAACGTAGTGCACGTCGACGGCAGCGTCGACCCGGTGCGGGATAAGGAGGTGATCGACACCGAACTGATGTTCAAAGACCTGGAAACGGTGGAAAAGCGGCTGGAACGCCTGCGCAAACAGGCCAAAACCGCCAAGAAGGAAGACTTGAAACTGGTGGCCATTGCCGAAAAAATCAAGACGCACCTGGAGGAAGCCAAACCGGCCCGTTCCCTGGAACTGGACGAAGAGGGCACGGCTCTTCTCCAGGAGATGTTCCTGCTCACCGCCAAGCCCATCCTCTACGTTTGCAACGTAGACGAGGAATCCGTCAACGACGGCAATGCCTATACTGAGGTGTTTAAAAAGGCCGTCGCCGACGAGCCCGCCGAGGTGATCCTGATCAGCGCCGATATCGAAGCGGAGATCGCCCAGTTGGAGAGCAAGGAAGAACGCCAGGAATTTCTGGCGGAAATGGGGCTGGCAGAACCAGGGGTGAACAAGCTCATCCGGGCGGCCTACCACCTGCTCCACCTGATCACCTACTTCACTGCGGGAGAGAAGGAAGTGCGGGCCTGGACGATCCGCCGGGGCTGGAAAGCGCCGGCCGCCGCCGGGGTGATCCATACCGACTTCGAAAAGGGCTTCATCCGCGCCGAAGTGATCAAATACGACGATTACCTCAAATACGGCTCCGAACCCGCTGTTAAGGAAGCAGGCAAAATGGGAGTGGAAGGGAAGGAATACATGGTGGAAGATGGGGATGTGATGCACTTCAGGTTTAATGTGTAA